From Streptomyces sp. SAI-135:
CCCAGTGGGCACACGAATGTGCAAGATCGTGCTCACGGCATGACAAGCTGTGCTTCCCACTGCCCGAACCCAGGAGGTCACGATGACCGCAGAAGCTGCATCCCCAGAAGGTTCGGAGCCGGCTGAGCCCGAGATGTCAGCGCTCGCGCCCGACAGCGACGGCAACTACGACCTCAAGCGGAAGTTCCGTGAGGCCCTGGCCCGCAAGCGCGGCGCGGAGGCGGACGCGGCCGACCTCGCCGCCAACCCGCACGCGTCGAAGATCCGTGGGACGCACGGCCCGGCGTCCAGCCAGCGGTCCTTCCGGCGCAAGAGCGGCGGCTGAGCCGGACCCCACCGTGCGCCCCCGGACGTCCGGGGGCGCATGTCACCTCTGTGCACGCTTCCGGGCACCCCGTCACCTTGCCGTCGGCCGGGGTGCCCGGCGCGTGCCGGGCGTGGAAGCCCGGGCCGCCCGGATACACCGTTGACCGACCCGGATGCACCGTTGAACGATCTGTCACCGCCGCATAGGTTCCGACCTATGACGAAGGTACGGATCGGTGTGATGTACGACCGCGACTGGGCCCCCGAGGGACTTCCGGAGTTCGCGCGGCAGGCCGAGGCGCTCGGCGTGGACGACCTGTGGGTGGTGGAGGACCTCGGGTGGAACGGCGGGGTGTCCGCCGCAGCCGTCGCCCTGGGGGCCACGGAACGCATCAGGGTCGGCATCGGCATCGCCCCCGCCCCGCTGCGCAGTCCAGCCCTCCTCGCGATGGAACTGGCCACCCTGGCACGGGTGTTCCCCGGACGGCTGGTCGCCGGGATCGGGCACGGAGTGCAGGAGTGGATGGCCCAGGTGGGCGCCGCGGCACTGTCCCCGCTGGCCCTGCTGGAGGAGACGATCACCTCCGTACGGGCGCTGCTGCGCGGAGAGCGGGTCGAGTTGGAGGGCCGCGAAGTGCGCCTGGACGGTGTCCGGTTGACACATCCTCCGGCCGAGGCCCCGCCGGTGGTCGCGGGTGTGGTGCGCGCTCGCTCACTGGAACTGTCCGGGCGGGCCGCGGACGGCACCGTGATCGCGGAGGGGCACGGCCCGCAGGACCTGGAGAACGCCCGGGCGCTGATCGCCAAGGGCGGTGCCGAGTCCGACCACACCTTGACGGTTTTCGCCTTCACCTGCGTCGGTGACGACGCCGACGAGGTGACCCGGATCCTGCGCCCGCACGTCGAGGGCCACGGGGCCTGGCTGGGCCGCCCGCCGCACGAGGTGTTCACCGTCTCCGGCTCCGCCTCGCGGGCCGCCGGACTCATCCGCGAACTGGCGACGGCCGGTGCCGACACGGTCGTCCTGCGGATGACCGGCCCGGATCCGCTGGGGCAGCTGAAGGCCGTGGTGGAGGCGGCCGCGCAGCAGAACTGACGTCAGGGGACGCGGTTGTCGTCCGGGCAGAGGCCGGGCGGGGGCAGGGTAGCTACCTGGGCGGCAGGCTCGCCGCGAAGGCGCGGCCCTCGTCGATCCACGACTCCAGGGCCTCGTCCTCCGTCACCGCGGCCCCGGACACCACGACCCAGCCGCGCATCGGGCGCCCGGTCATGTCGAAGAGCCGGGCCCCGGGCCGGGCGAGGGCCGCGTCGGTGGCGTCCGGGCCGACGCGGACCATGAGGTCTGCGCCGGTCACGCCGACGGCCATGTTGCCCTCGTACAGAAAGGCGATGCCGCCGAACATGCGCCTCTCGGCCACGCCGGGATCCGTGCCGAGGCCCTGGCGGACCCGCTCGGCGAGCGCTTCGTCGTACGCCATCAGAGGCCTCCCTGCCGTTCGGAGAGTCTGTGATCGAGGTCGCGCAGATCCTTGGTGTGAAGCCGCCGCCCTCCGCCTGCCGGGTCAGTTCCGCGGTACGGATGCCCTGCGTCCACTCGGCGTCATGGCGCCAGTCCATGGCGTACGCGGCCACCCGCTCGGGCGGCAGCGGGATGACGCGCCGTACCGTCACGTCGATGCTCATCGTGTCACCGCCTCGTACCCCGGCTCCGGCTGCGGTCGTCACTCGGTCGTCACTCGCTCGTCGCCGGTGTCGTCTCCAGCATGGCGGGGATCGGTGGCGGGTGCGCGCCGCGGGATCGGCGCGGTCGCCGGTGGTGGCCGCGCCGGTCCCGCAGGGGGTGCGGTGGGGGATGCTGGGTCGGTGGGAGCGGGCGACCGGGAGGTGTGCGGATGCGATGGTGGGCCGGGGGTTGGCTGATCGTGGGCGTGGTCGCCCTGGTGGCGTGCGGCGGTTCGTCCGGTGGGCCGTCCGAGGACGGTGCCACGGTGCCGCCGACCAGTAGGTCGACCGGAGGTTCGGCCGGTGGGTCGACGTCCGCGTCGGCTTCGGTGTCCTCATCGCCCTCATCGCCCTCGTCGCCCTCGTCGCCCTCGTCGCCCTCATCGTTTTCGTCGTCGATGAGCTGTGCCGGCGGGCACGTGGAGTTCACCGTGTCCCCGGGTGATCCGGCCCGGCGGCGGATCTGTGTGCGGCCCGGGACCGTCGTGTCGCTCGTCCTGCTCCCCCGTACGGACGGCAAGCGGTGGACCGCCGTACGCAGCTCCGCGCCGGTCTTCGTCCTGCCGTCGGACTGGCGGTCGGACGCGGACGGTACGGCGAGGGTCTCGCTGCGCTGCCCGGGCACCCGGGGCGGTACCGCCGAGATCAGTGTCCTGGCGAAGGAGCCGGACCTGGCGGGGGCGGGCGGCGTGGCCTCCACGCTCCAGGTCGACGTGGTGCCGCACACCACGGCGGGGTGACCCCGGAAACCGGGACCACCCCTTGACCGTGGTGCGCGACGGGTTCCTCAGTCCAGGTCCCGCACCTTGAAGGTGTAGATGCCGCGGCCGTGCGTGGCCGCGTACAGCGTGCGGCCGTCGGGGCTCAGCTTGAGCTGGAGCACGGCGACGGCCGGGAGCGAGCCGACGCGCCGCCACCTCGTGCCGTGTGCCGCGCGGTGCAGGACGCCGAGGTCGGTGGCGACGGCGAGGCCGCCGTCCGGTGTGACGACCGCCGAGTCGGCCGGCACGTCGGGGAAGTTCTTCGAGATGTCCTTCCAGGTGGTGCCCCCGTCCCTGGACTCGAAGACGTGGCCGACGCCGGCGCCCGGCCCCTCGGTCCACTGCCGCGAGAACCCGTTGACCGTGAGGTAGACGTGGTCGGCGTTCTTCGGGTCGACGGCGAAGCCGCTGAGATAGCGGTTGGGTACGGTCCCCTCCGCGCCGGTGGCCGGCAGGCTGATGTCGTGCCAGCCGGTGCCGTCGGCGTTCCCGACGGAGATGCCGCGGGCGAAGCCCTGGTTGTTGCAGGGGCCGCACCAGGCCGCGTACACCTTGCCGCCCGAGGCCGCGACGGCGGTCGCGGTACGGCCTGCGCCGAGGTCGTACACGCTGCTCCACTCCGACCCGCTGCGGATGGCGTAGCCGTGGGTCTGGACCCAGATGTGACGCCCGCCGGCGATCCAGGTCGAGCTGTTCTTCGCGTCGGCCGCGAGCGGGGCGATGAAGCGTGCCTCGCTCGTGGCGTTGTCGGGCGGAGCCACGTTGTACGACGTGGCCTTGCTCGGGTCGTCGAGCCAACCGCCGTCGTTGACGGCGCAGTTCTGGGTCACCTGGACGGAGAGGTAGACGTACTCCTCGGCGATGTCGCACCCGTCGGCGGGGTCGGTGAGGGTGTCACCGCCGTCGCCGCCGAAGTTGGAACCCATCACCGTGTCGTTGCTGCGCAGGACGGACTGGCCGTTGTCCTGCAGACCTCCGGTGACGGAGACACCGCCGTGGTCCAGGTCCCTGCCGACTCCGACCGAGTAGTACTGCAGGGTGTCGATGGTGCCGTCGTTGAGCGAGGTCCAGTCGGTGGCGTGCCCGGAGGAGTCCTGCGCGCCGTTGAGGGGGCGCTTGTAGACGCCACCGTCGTTGCCGACGTACACGAAGCTCTTGCCGTGGTAGCGGCCGATCGCGACGCCGTGCTGGTCCGAGTGGGTGGTCTGGCTGCAGTCGCCGGTCTGCTTGGCCGGGTCGATGCTCCAGCAGGGGAAGTTGAAGTTCCAGTACGGGCCGACGGTCGACCAGCTGCCGCCGCCGTCCTTGGTCTCGTAGACCTCTTCCAGGCCCGCGTACACGTGCTCGGGGTCGGCGGGGTCGACGGTGAGGAACTGGTTGTACCAGGCCTGCACACCGGGCATGTAGCCCGGGGAGGTGAGGGCCGAACCGGACGCGGCCAGGCTCTGGTAGTCGGCGACCTTCGTCCAGGGGCCGCCGGGAGAGCCGGACTTGGAGACGTAGATGCCCTCCAGGCCGCTGTCCGGGTTGGTGTTGAGTTGTTCCGGTGACTGGTCGACGGCGTAGTAGCGCGAGCCGTCGGCGGAGCGGGCGAAGGTGACGCTGCCGACGTCGTCCGGGTCGGTCGGCAGGTCCCCGAAACCGCTGGTGATCCTGGTCCAGACGCCGTTCGTCCTGGTGTAGAAGCCGTTGTAGTCGTCGCCGCTGCGCCAACCGACCGCGAGGACGACCCTGGAGGGATTCTCCGGGTCGATGGCGATGTCGTTGGTGATGTTCTTGTACGCGGCGTCGGGGTCGTGGGCCTTCGGACCGCCGGGCAGGTAGGCGGGGTTGGGCGCGAACTCCAGCTTCCAGGCGCCGCTGAGCCTCTTCGTCGGGTGGCTCCACACGCCCTCACTGGTCGCCGCCCACACCTTGCCACCGCCGAAGCGCAGCTGGTGGATGGTGGTGGACTCCAGTTCGTCGCCGCCGACGCGGCCGCGCGCGGAGAACGTGCCGTGGTGCGGGCGGGACAGGACGTAGACGCCGCTGCCGAGGTAGGCGTCCGCGTTGGTGGTCGCCTCCCCGGTGCCCAGCCACAGCCGTCCGCCGCCGTCCAGCGCGAGCGCGCCGGTGGACTGTGAGGACAGCCGGTCGCTGATGGGCTGCCAGTGCCCGCCACCACTGCGGGACCGCCACACCCCGCCTCCCGCGCTGCCCGCGTACACGTACCCGTCGTCGTCGGCGGCCATCGCGGCCATCCGGCCGGTGACGTTGCCCGAACCGCCACTGGAGTTGGAGTCGATGTCGCGGTAGCGCGGGTCGTCGGAGTTGTACGGCAGATCGGTGACGTTGCGCCAACTGCCGCCGGTGCGCGGTAGCTTGGCGAGGCTGCTCCATGCGGCCCCGTAGGCGCCCGGGGCGACGACACCGGGCGAGGTGCGGGCCTCGGCGTACTGGTCGGCGCCCTCCGCTATCTCGTCGGCCTCGTTGCCGTCGTCGCCGTCGTCCGCCTTCGCCCTGGGGCTCATGGCGCCCACCGACTGAACGCGCTCTTCGGCGAGTTGAGCGAGTGCGCGGGCTCCGAAGGGGGTGCTGTCGGATCGGCCGGGCGCGGCGCTCGCGGGTAGCGCGACGAGTCCGGCGGTTGCGGTGATGGCGCAGATCGTGAGCCATCGTCTTCTGTGGGTTGGTGATGACACCGGGTCCTCCCGAACGGGCGGTGATACAGCCGTCGGTGGAGACCCGACCACGAGCGGGAGGAAGCTTCCGGGGCTTGGCGAGCCTTTGACCAGAACCTGCCATTTGCGCACCCAAGCGGGTGAGTTGCTTGGGCACCGGCACGCTTGGAATCCACTGAGCGGCCCTCGGCCTACGCTCGGTCCCACCCGCACGAGAGGACGACATCTGTGAGCGACAACGGGCAGGACATGGCCGATGTCCAGCGCGAGCACTGGCAGCACACCTACACCGCCCATCCCGGCATGTACGGGACGGAGCCGTCCGCCCCGGCCGTCCATGCCGCCGCCGTCTTCCGTGCCGCCGGGGCCCGGGACGTCCTCGAACTCGGCGCAGGCCACGGCCGGGACGCGCTGTACCTGGCCCGTGAGGGCTTCACCGTCCGGGCCACCGACTTCTCCACCACGGGCCTGGAACAACTGCGCGAGGCCGCCCGCCGTCTGGGGGTGGCCGAACGGGTCACCACCGTCGTCCACGACGTGCGCGAGCCGTTGCGGCTGCCGGACGCGTCCGTGGACGCGGTCTTCGCGCACATGCTGCTGTGCATGGCCCTGTCCACGAAGGAGATCCACGCGCTGCTCGCCGAAGTACGCCGCGTGCTGCGGCCCGGCGGTGTCCTGGTCTACACCGTCCGGCACACCGGCGACGCCCACTACGGCGCCGGTACCGCGCGCGGAGACGGCATCTTCGAGCACGGTGGTTTCGCCGTGCACTTCTTCGACCGTGCCTTGGTCGACGCGCTCGCCGAGGGGTGGACGCTCGAGGAGGTCCACTCCTTCGAGGAGGGCGAGCTGCCACGGAGACTGTGGCGCGTCACCCAGAGCCTGCCGGACTGACACAGCTGGACCGGCCGACACGTGTGCCCTAGTGGGTGGGCCGGCGGCTCCCCTGGCCGCATTCAGCTGTCGACTGGGGCGCCGCCATGGCGAATCTACTGGCGGGCTCTTGAGGGGTGGGGGCGGGCGCCGGGACGCAGCGGGAGGCGCAGACGGTCACCGAGTCGGCGGGGTCTTGTGGGGTTCCTCCAGGGGGCACGGGCAGTTCGAAGAGGGAGGTCATGTCCCGGGAGGCCAACTGGCGACGTCATACCTTCACCGGGCAGGTGCGTCAGGACGTCCCGAGACCATTGAGAAGGGTGTCGACCACGACGTCCGCCGCCTGACCCGCACTCAGTTCGGGCAACTGCCGGGACACCAGGTGCATGAGCTGGGGCAGCAGCGCGCTCGCCCAGCCTTGCGGAAGACCCGGCCGCAGCAGGCCCTCGTCGGTGGCGCGCCGGAGGAAGGCGTCGACCTCCTCGACGGCCGCGTCACGCCGGGCGTGGACGCTGTCGTCGGTGAGCATGCGGGTGAGGTCGACGGGCCAGGTGCGGTTGACGGTGATGATGTTCTCGACGTAGCGGTGCAGGGCGACGGTGACGGGTGCTTCGCGGAGTCGGGCGTCCTGGATGGCGTGTTCGATGGCGGTGAGGCGGGCGTCGTAGATGGCCGCGAGGAGGTCTTCGCGGGAGGCGAAGCGTCGGTAGACGGTGCGTCGGTCGACGCCTGCTGCGGTGGCGATGCTCGCGATGCTGGTGCCGGGGTCGGCGGCGAGCATGCGTGCGCCGGTGGTCAGGACGGCTTCCAGATTGCGCGCTGCATCAGCTCTCACCGCACTGATTCTAGTGGCGGAATGTGATGCCTGAGACATCTAGCGCCTCTCAGGAGTAGAAGGCTGACCTCTAAGTGCTACATTCTAGTGACAGATAGGCCTGGTAGTGCCAGGTCATTGAGTCTTCTGGAAAGGCACCTGCTGATGTCGAAGGCAGACAACTCCTCCTCACCCAAGGCGGGCGGTGTCGCCGCCGCGATGAGCGCGCTGGTCCTGGCGGTCCTCCTCGCCGCACTGGACCAGACGATCGTCTCGACCGCGCTGCCCCGGATAGCCGAGGACCTCAACGGCTTCGACGACATCGCGTGGGTCAGCGCCGCCTACCTGCTCGCGTCGACCGCGGTCACGCCTCTGTGGGGCAAGCTCGGAGACATGTTCGGCCGCAAGAGGCTGTACCTGGCCTCGACCTCGGTCTTCCTCATCGCCTCCGTGGCCTGCGGCCTGGCACAGAACCTGCCCGAACTGGTCGGTGCCCGCGTCCTGCAGGGCGTGGGCGGCGGCGGCATGATCGTGCTGACCTTCGCCCTCGTCGGCGACATCGTCGCCCCGAGCGAACGCGGCCGCTACCAGGGCATGTTCGGCTCGGTCTACGGCGTCGCCAGCATCGTCGGCCCCCTGCTGGGCGGCGTCTTCACCGACCAGCTGTCCTGGCGGTGGGCGTTCCTGGTGAACCTGCCGGTCGGCATCGTCGCCCTGGCCATCGCCGCGCGGGCCCTGCCCGCCGCCACCCGGGGCACCCGGGCCCGCATCGACTACCTCGGCGCCACCGTGCTGGCCGCCATCGCCACCGGCCTGGTCCTCGTCACGTCCTTCGGGGAGCGCTGGGGCTGGGGTTCACCGGCCATCGTCGGTCTGATCGCCGCAACGGTCGCGCTGGCCGTGGCGCTGGTGCCGGTCGAGCGCCGCGCCGCCGCCCCGGTCCTGCCCCCGGCCATGTTCGCCTCCCGGACCGTGGTGTTCTCCTCGCTGATCGCCTTCTTCGCCAACGCCGCGATGTTCTCCGTACTGGTCTACCTGCCGACCTACCTCCAGATCGTCCACGGCGTCTCGGCCACCCTCTCCGGCATCCACATGCTGCCCCTGGTCGCCGGACTCGTCGTGAGCCAGTCCCTGGCCGGACGCTGGGCCGCACACGTCGAGCGGCTGCGGACGATCCTGCTCGCGGGTCTGGTCGCCAACCTCGCCGGACTTGTGCTGCTC
This genomic window contains:
- a CDS encoding DUF5302 domain-containing protein, whose amino-acid sequence is MTAEAASPEGSEPAEPEMSALAPDSDGNYDLKRKFREALARKRGAEADAADLAANPHASKIRGTHGPASSQRSFRRKSGG
- a CDS encoding LLM class flavin-dependent oxidoreductase, whose protein sequence is MTKVRIGVMYDRDWAPEGLPEFARQAEALGVDDLWVVEDLGWNGGVSAAAVALGATERIRVGIGIAPAPLRSPALLAMELATLARVFPGRLVAGIGHGVQEWMAQVGAAALSPLALLEETITSVRALLRGERVELEGREVRLDGVRLTHPPAEAPPVVAGVVRARSLELSGRAADGTVIAEGHGPQDLENARALIAKGGAESDHTLTVFAFTCVGDDADEVTRILRPHVEGHGAWLGRPPHEVFTVSGSASRAAGLIRELATAGADTVVLRMTGPDPLGQLKAVVEAAAQQN
- a CDS encoding TfoX/Sxy family protein; the protein is MAYDEALAERVRQGLGTDPGVAERRMFGGIAFLYEGNMAVGVTGADLMVRVGPDATDAALARPGARLFDMTGRPMRGWVVVSGAAVTEDEALESWIDEGRAFAASLPPR
- a CDS encoding acetyl-CoA synthetase, which gives rise to MSPGDPARRRICVRPGTVVSLVLLPRTDGKRWTAVRSSAPVFVLPSDWRSDADGTARVSLRCPGTRGGTAEISVLAKEPDLAGAGGVASTLQVDVVPHTTAG
- a CDS encoding glycosyl hydrolase, with product MSSPTHRRRWLTICAITATAGLVALPASAAPGRSDSTPFGARALAQLAEERVQSVGAMSPRAKADDGDDGNEADEIAEGADQYAEARTSPGVVAPGAYGAAWSSLAKLPRTGGSWRNVTDLPYNSDDPRYRDIDSNSSGGSGNVTGRMAAMAADDDGYVYAGSAGGGVWRSRSGGGHWQPISDRLSSQSTGALALDGGGRLWLGTGEATTNADAYLGSGVYVLSRPHHGTFSARGRVGGDELESTTIHQLRFGGGKVWAATSEGVWSHPTKRLSGAWKLEFAPNPAYLPGGPKAHDPDAAYKNITNDIAIDPENPSRVVLAVGWRSGDDYNGFYTRTNGVWTRITSGFGDLPTDPDDVGSVTFARSADGSRYYAVDQSPEQLNTNPDSGLEGIYVSKSGSPGGPWTKVADYQSLAASGSALTSPGYMPGVQAWYNQFLTVDPADPEHVYAGLEEVYETKDGGGSWSTVGPYWNFNFPCWSIDPAKQTGDCSQTTHSDQHGVAIGRYHGKSFVYVGNDGGVYKRPLNGAQDSSGHATDWTSLNDGTIDTLQYYSVGVGRDLDHGGVSVTGGLQDNGQSVLRSNDTVMGSNFGGDGGDTLTDPADGCDIAEEYVYLSVQVTQNCAVNDGGWLDDPSKATSYNVAPPDNATSEARFIAPLAADAKNSSTWIAGGRHIWVQTHGYAIRSGSEWSSVYDLGAGRTATAVAASGGKVYAAWCGPCNNQGFARGISVGNADGTGWHDISLPATGAEGTVPNRYLSGFAVDPKNADHVYLTVNGFSRQWTEGPGAGVGHVFESRDGGTTWKDISKNFPDVPADSAVVTPDGGLAVATDLGVLHRAAHGTRWRRVGSLPAVAVLQLKLSPDGRTLYAATHGRGIYTFKVRDLD
- a CDS encoding class I SAM-dependent methyltransferase, with product MSDNGQDMADVQREHWQHTYTAHPGMYGTEPSAPAVHAAAVFRAAGARDVLELGAGHGRDALYLAREGFTVRATDFSTTGLEQLREAARRLGVAERVTTVVHDVREPLRLPDASVDAVFAHMLLCMALSTKEIHALLAEVRRVLRPGGVLVYTVRHTGDAHYGAGTARGDGIFEHGGFAVHFFDRALVDALAEGWTLEEVHSFEEGELPRRLWRVTQSLPD
- a CDS encoding TetR/AcrR family transcriptional regulator, which translates into the protein MLAADPGTSIASIATAAGVDRRTVYRRFASREDLLAAIYDARLTAIEHAIQDARLREAPVTVALHRYVENIITVNRTWPVDLTRMLTDDSVHARRDAAVEEVDAFLRRATDEGLLRPGLPQGWASALLPQLMHLVSRQLPELSAGQAADVVVDTLLNGLGTS
- a CDS encoding MDR family MFS transporter — encoded protein: MSKADNSSSPKAGGVAAAMSALVLAVLLAALDQTIVSTALPRIAEDLNGFDDIAWVSAAYLLASTAVTPLWGKLGDMFGRKRLYLASTSVFLIASVACGLAQNLPELVGARVLQGVGGGGMIVLTFALVGDIVAPSERGRYQGMFGSVYGVASIVGPLLGGVFTDQLSWRWAFLVNLPVGIVALAIAARALPAATRGTRARIDYLGATVLAAIATGLVLVTSFGERWGWGSPAIVGLIAATVALAVALVPVERRAAAPVLPPAMFASRTVVFSSLIAFFANAAMFSVLVYLPTYLQIVHGVSATLSGIHMLPLVAGLVVSQSLAGRWAAHVERLRTILLAGLVANLAGLVLLGTIGAATDTLVLSVYFLITGIGIGMVPMVVLTTVQNSVPATDLGAASAVVTFARSIGAAFGVAVFGTLLNTGFADRTSGLPTAGGFDATRPDTIGRLPGTLRDTALDAFAHATAGGYLWIAPALAVGIVLALFLKPARESGETATTDPSATTDPSEPAPAAGPAEDPVRAA